A part of Anomalospiza imberbis isolate Cuckoo-Finch-1a 21T00152 unplaced genomic scaffold, ASM3175350v1 scaffold_1253, whole genome shotgun sequence genomic DNA contains:
- the LOC137465985 gene encoding LOW QUALITY PROTEIN: retinol dehydrogenase 8-like (The sequence of the model RefSeq protein was modified relative to this genomic sequence to represent the inferred CDS: deleted 2 bases in 2 codons): MATPRTVLVTGCSSGIGLEVAVQLARDPQKRYLVVATMRDLSRRGPLEAAAGATLGDTLRILRLDVTSDSSVAECLREIPGGRVDVVVNNAGVGLVGPLESASGPQVQRVFDTNVFGVLRLAQALLPQMKQRRSGHIVVVSSVMGLQGVVFNDVYAASKFAVEGLCESLAVQLLQFNIFVSLVEPGPVNTDFERKLLEEAEKIGNFLKNPPKIPKIFTK; encoded by the exons ATGGCCACCCCCCGCACTGTCCTTGTCACCGGCTGCTCCTCGGGCATCGGCCTGGAAGTGGCCGTGCAGCTCgccagggacccccagaagcGATACCTGG TCGTGGCCACCATGCGGGACCTGTCGCGGCGGGGGCCGCTGGAGGCGGCGGCCGGGGCCACCCTCGGGGACACGCTGCGGATCCTGCGGCTCGATGTCACCAGCGACAGCTCCGTGGCCGAGTGCCTGCGGGAGATCCCGGGGGGGCGCGTGGACGTCGTGG TGAACAACGCCGGGGTGGGGCTGGTGGGGCCCCTGGAGAGCGCCTCGGGGCCGCAGGTGCAGCGCGTGTTCGACACCAACGTTTTCGGGGTGCTGCGCCTGGCCCAGGCCCTGCTCCCCCAGATGAAGCAGCGCCGCAGC GGCCACATCGTGGTGGTCAGCAGCGTCATGGGGCTGCAgg GGGTGGTTTTCAACGACGTCTACGCCGCC TCCAAGTTCGCGGTGGAGGGGCTGTGCGAGAGCCTGGCcgtgcagctgctgcagttcAACATCTT CGTGTCGCTGGTGGAGCCGGGCCCGGTGAACACGGACTTCGAGcggaagctgctggaggaggcGGAAAAAATCGGGAATTTCCtgaaaaaccccccaaaaatcccaaaaatcttCACAAAAGa